The region CCGTCTAAGGGGTTCGGCCTACTCATGATGAATTGATGAATGATTCATAGAGAAAACTGATTGTGTAAACAGCATTAATAGCACGGAGTAAGTCTTTCAAAATTGGGGCGTATCAAATAAATGAGCCCTAAAACATGGCCATAAAGTCCGGTCAGATGCCGAATCGCCAGCGACGTTTCCATGGTCTAGTGGTTAGGACGGCGGTCTCATAATATGACGATTCCTATCTAAAGGAGTTGCAATCCGCAAGCACGAGTTCGATTCTCGTTGGAAGCAcaatccttttttttttttttttgctatTTTCCCTTCAACTTCAAACCGAACTCCGGACCTCAGCCACAGCTTGTCCTAATAATAACACTTTGCCACCTTCTAGTTTATACGACCAGCTCTGGGCGAACGCAGCGCTAGCCTCGCCCGTCCAGCGGCACAGTGCAGGTGCAGTAGCGCCATCGGGCTGCGCTCCAGGTGGGCAAGCAGATTTCCCCCGAGTCTTACGATCGCACAATGGGACGACTGCTACTATTCCACGCTGTTATTTGCCGTGGTGACAACCATAAGCCACACAAGCATCGATCGAATTAGAATGGATGATCCTTCGGATAAGACAAAGAACCTTGGACGGGATATCGCGGCTGATTAGGTTGAGATAATTTTATCTGATTGTGCCACACCCGAGCCCGACCGGAGATTACCAGCGGAGAGTTTTGGTGCGACCGTGTGACAGAACCACAACCAGTGACCACCTCAGCAAACGGCCACCGATATCGCTGCGCTGCTCGAGTCGTTCGACTTTCGACCCAACCATCAAAATTTTCTCGTAACCCCCATACCAATCACATTGCTACCAGGTAACCAAGCTGTTGGGAAGAATCAAAAAAGGGTCTCGGCTTATGCAAAGTTTTTACAGAGTGGCGTACACGCCACGGTCCTTGACTTTTTTGTCGACATCCGGACAAATCCGAGACCCTTTGAGTGGGAGACCGAGACAGAATCGACAACGGTAATTCAGAGGCCGCAGCCAGTCGATCTCGATGATTCGTCTAGTTGCCGGGGGTTTTTATCGGGTCTCGGGTTGCTTCTATATTCAGGTCGAGCACCCGGGCGCGATTCTCGCGGCAGACGTTTAAGTGTGTGTCAAGCCATGAGAGCCAGTGGGTGATCCAGTGCTGCCAGTCATGCCAAGGACGAACCATATGATCTCGATGTGTGGCCCACGGACCCAAAGGAACGCTAACAGGTAATTAGCCCGCTTAGAAACGTGGTGTTGAAGTCCGACACCCCACGCGTGGAAAACCTCGCCGCTGCATCGCCAACACTTGTGACTTGGGGGTCGTGGTCTCGAGAGCACTCGAGCAGGCTGGAAAGGGGGACATTGGTTTCAGCCCTGCCTGTTCAGTCTGCAATGGGCGTGGGTTGACTAGACTCCGTAATCCCTGCATCGTCGCATGCCGATGCAACCGTGCATCCTTGCAGGTCTGTAACAACTAACATAGGGTCCTTTGGGATACCGGGGATGCCGATTCCATCATGAGTTCATGACTGCCGGGGTTTCCACAGTGGACGagaaacgaaaaagaaaaagcgaCGAAGGACATTGCGAGGTCTCTGGGCCAATTGTAGCCGAGCAGGCGTGGGACTGGCCCTTGACTCAGCAAGTGATCAAAACTTATCTGATCGAAACACAGGCCCGTCCACGTCTTATCTGATCAGGACACAATGTCATTGGCTGGCGATGCTCCATTGCTGCGAGCGAGCCCGCACTAAATCCGCGccagagaaaaagaaattccCCAGTCACTCAGTGACATTCCGGCCCCATCCTCGCTGTTGTCTCAAGATCCTTGCTTATATTGACGCGACCCCGGCCCTCTCGGGTGGCtgtttctctcttttcttgctcCCGtcgctcctcatcttccctttctttctctccctctgaGTGTTGGTCGAGGCCGTCTTGAACACGACCCCCTTTCACCATGGCCATTTTGGATAAGCTGGAAAAGTTCACTTCCCGCGACCGTGCGGCCGAGTCGAACCCCACTGAGCCCAAGGGACCCCAGAACCCTGAGGAGCGTATCGTACAGGACGGCGAATCGACCGATTCCAGTCTGTTTGCTCGTAACGAGAAGGAAGTCGAGCAGAACCCGGACCAGATCACTCAAAATGCTCACTTGGGTGTGCAAAAGGCCGAGGCTACGACCTTGGTCTGGCCCAAGAAGGCTGTCTACGCTAGCTACGCTTGGTGagtctcatcttcttcaccagtCTTTcttatcttttctttccttcctttctttccttggcTTACATGGTTTGGGTTCCAGGATCTGGGTgtgcttcttcttgctgGCTCTTACGTCGTCTGTCTCCGGCTCTGTACAACCCAACGcgttctccaacttccagcAAGCCCCGCAGGTGTCGACAGCGAACATCCTGGCAAGTATCATTGGAGGTGTGCTCAAGTTACCGATTGCGAAGATTCTTAATCTCTGGGGTCGTGCGGAAGGCTTCCTGGTTTTCCTTGGCGTTCACATTGTCGGTTTGATTATCCTCGCGGCTTGCAACAACCCCGATTCATATGCGGCTGGATACGTCCTTTTCCAAGTTGGTTACAGTGCGCTGTTCCTCATCATGGACGTCTTTATCGCTGATACCTCCGGTCTGCGCAACCGTGCCTTCACTTTCGCCTTCTCCCAAACCCCTTTTATTTGCACTGCCTTCGCCGGTCCTCTTGCTGGTCAATCTTTCATTGATAATGCTTCCTGGCGTTGGGGTTACGGCACTTTTGCTATCGTTAACACTGTCGTCTTTGCCCCTCTTGCTATCGTGTTCAAGTTCTACCAGAGAAAGGCTGAAAAGATGGGCTTATACAAGAGGGAGCCGAGCGGTCGCACCGTTATTCAGTCCATTATTCATTACATTCATGAGTTTGACTGTACGTTCATAACCCAGTTCAACTTTTCGGCCCGTCGGTCTTGCTAACTGTTGCAGTGGTGGGCGCTTTGCTGCTGATAGCTGCTTttgttctctttcttcttcccttcagCTTGACATCGGGTGGATCAGCGGGGTACAACAGCGCTACCTTCATCGCCATGCTGGTGATCGGAttctgcctcttcttcgtctttgcCGCATGGGAGAAGTGGGGTGCCCGTGCCCAGTTCATTAGATACGAGCTCTTGAAGCAGCGCAGCGTGTTGGGGGCCTGCTTCATGGCCGCCTTggcattcttctccttctaCTGCTGGGACCTGTTCTTCACCAATTTTTTGATGGTCGTCTACAACCTTAGTGTCACGATGGCCGGGTACGTGTTCAACATCTACAACGTCGGATCCTGCTTCTGGGGTGTGCTTTTCGGAATCTACATCCGCTACACCAAGCACTTCAAGTACGCCTGTCTCCTTTTCGGcctgcccctcctcttcctgggctCCGGCCTGATGATCCACTTCCGTGGCGAAAATGAAGGCATCGGCTACATTATCATGTGTCagatcttcatcgccttcggaGGCGGCACTCTCGTCATCGGCGAGGACATGGCTGTCATGGCTTCCGCCGACAGAGAAGGCGTTCCCATGATGCTTTCCTTCCTCGGTCTCTTCTCCAGTCTAGGTGGTGCCATCGGCCAAGCCGTCGGTGTTGCCATCTACAACAACACCTTCACCAAGGCCCTCGAATCCCGCCTGCCCGACAACCTCAAGGACCAAGCCATGAGTATCAACCTGGACGGCTACCTCGTACAGGTCACGTACCCACTTGGCTCGGATCGTCGCAACGCCGTCAACTACGCCTGgggccagagccagatgTATGGTGCCATCGCTTCCACTTgccttcttgtcctgggTTTCCCTTGCGTCGCTGTGTGGCGGAACTTCAATGTCGACAAGAAGCAGAACAAGGGCAACCTTCTCTAGTTGGGTGCGTCCGGCGTCGCTCgtatatatacatacatatatatataacaaCTTTTTTAAAACAAATGTGTCGGGTGCATTGGTGTACATTATTATAATACAGTGGAGTGGAGTGGAGTGGAgtggatatggatatgaaTCTCTCGGCTGGTGGACGGGAGATAATCGGTTCCATCTATAACGGGAAAAGAATCTCCTTGGTTACTTAGTTCAATCATACCACATTAGTTATTGTTTCTACCATTTCAATTGCCTATTATATCAGCGCTTAAGTAGATAGTTTTAGGTTTCATACACATCCGTGCAGCAAGCCATAAAGGCCCATACGGGACACCCTCCCACTTTGGACACCATCTAGACCTTCAACTACAGACTTACCACCCCTCGTTCTATTATTGTTGACTCTTTGAGCCGACAAAGTTCCATCCTTTCTGCGCAGATTCGAAGGTTGAATTACTTCAGCCCATGACTATATTGAGCTTAGCGGCCAATACCTAAGCCACATGACACCTGGGACTGTGTCTTTTCCGGATGAGGTCCCGTTCTCAACAGACGAGCTTATTGTCGTGCGGTCTCAGGGAAACCGTCTTGAAGAATTGGTTAGCGACCCTTGTCCCATAATCCTTTGTTTTTTGCATAAATTATTCATActtgttttcttgttttcAACCCAGTCGACTCTCGTTTGGGGGTTTCAACAGTGTCTGGGACTTTATTCGCGTTGTCTCGAGTCCCAAATACCCCAAGGGGAAACTTACATGTCGGGATCCAAGAAGTTTCTTAAAGGCACGTCCGTGGGCCGCTCCACAACGAGCCCTATGGGAGGGACGTACTGCAACGGACAAGCTTGTCTCTGTAACAGCGTACCATGGCAGTGACAACCCAGATCGTATCACAGGGCTGACATTTACATATCTATCCGGCTACTGCAGGGAAATAGGGAGCACACCGACATATCGAACCCAGCATTCCTTGATATTTGGGGCCGATgagaagatcgagaaggTCGAATTATTGACCGAATTGGATTATCTTTCGGGGATCGCTGTGAGTGTTCTCTAGCTTTACTTTATCTAATGGATACATACTGACGCAGACTTAGATATACTGCAGGAAAGGACGCAATAGTGAGGCCCGGAGTCATGTACTTGGTGACACCACATCTGCAAGGACCGACAGAGATCTCATGGATGGTCAAGAAATCGATATCCGCCAACGGAGGTTGACAGCGCGTTATGGAGAGGACACTGAAAGCAGCCAACTACaaggagcagcagctgggatATGGGGCATCGAAGTGCCGGAAGAGCGACTAGTTGTGGGGTTTGTAGTTCTGGAGGATTCCCAGTCCAGATCGTACCGTACCTTACTGTGCGACTCTCGCGGTGATGCTAGTATAGACGATGTCACCAACCCCGCTTGTTTACTTTCGCAGGAATGCTGATCCTGGCGATCCGGCACGTGCTTCACGCCTCAACATTCATCTCCTCACAGTATTATTTATCTTGGATTCCCCGTGCTCTTGTTTTTGACTCCAAGGTTGTTCCCCTGTGGCCATCCCAATGCCACCGTGCCGCCAACCATGCATATCTCAGCacccctcatcctcgccatcttaGGGctcgcccaagcccaagccgccaacaccaactACAACTCCAAGCCCGACATCCTCAGCTACATAAACCCCCTAATAGGCTCAACAGATGGCGGGAACGTCTTCACAGGCGCCTCACTCCCCTACGGCCTCGCCAAAGCCGTCGCCGACGTCGACGGCCAAAACACCGCCGGCTTCGCAACAGACGGCAGCAACGTGACGGGCTTCTCAGCGCTGCACGACTCAGGCACAGGCGGGAACCCCTCCCTAGGCAACTTCCCTCTATTCCCGCAAATATGCGCAGACGGGGAGCTGAATAATTGCCTCTTCGACAAGAGCAAGAGGGCCAGTCCTTACCTCAATGACTCGGTTGTGGCTCGCCCGGGGTATTTTGGGGTTGAGCTGGTGAGGGGTGGGATTAAAGCAGAGATGACGGTTTCGGAGCGTGCGGCGTTGTTTCAGTTTACTTTCCCCTcttctggtgctggttctgAAGGGAGTCCGTTGGTTTTGCTGGACTTGACGGATCTCTGGGATAGTCGGCAGAATGCCTCTGTCTCTGTTGATGCCGGAGAGGGAAGGATACTCGCCAATGGGACGTTTCTGCCGTCCTTTGGTGCCGGGTCGTACAAGTCGTATACCTGCGTGGACTTCTATGGTGCTGATATCCGCGATAGCGGGGTTTGGGTGAATGACCGTGCGGGCACAGAGGTTCAAGATCTGTACGTGACGAGGGGGTTCAATTTGTTCTACGTACAGGGCGGCGGATTCATCAGGTTTAATCGGCCGAAGGGTGATGGTGATTTGACAGTTACTGCGCGCGTTGGGATGAGTTACATAAGTAACGAACAGGCGTGCCAGAATGCAGAGAAGGGAATTCCAAAACCACTAGAAGATTTCAGGCGGTTGAGgggcgaggccgaggaggcgtGGAGGGAGAAGCTGAGCCCTGTATCAATCAAGCCTGGGGGAGCGGATGAAGAGCTGCAGAGGAGTTTCTGGAGCGGGATTTATCGCAACATGCTTGATCCGCAGGACATGACGGGCGAGAACCCGCTGTGGAAGAGTGAGGAGCCGTATTTCGACTCGTTTTATTGGTGAGTTTGATTTCCTTTTGGGGGTTGGATTCTGGTCATAGTACGTACCTACTAACGGCGTGACTAGTATATGGGACTCCTTCAGAGTGCAGCACCCGCTCCTTACCATTGTTGACCCTGAAACGCAGTCGCGCATGGTCCGTAGTCTTCTGGATACGTATAAGCATGAAGGCTGGCTACCAGACTGCCGGATGAGCTTGTGCAAGGGCTGGACGCAGGGCGGGTCAAATGCTGATGTTGTCCTTGCGGATGCATACGTCAAGAACCTTACTGGCATCGACTGGTCTCTCGCATACAAGGCCATGGTCAACGATGCCGAGAACGAGCCGTTGGAGTGGTCGTACGAGGGCCGTGGGGGTCTCCAGAGCTGGAAACGCCTGAACTATATCCCCTACCTCGACTTCGATTATCTAGGCTTCGGGACGAACTCTCGGAGCATCTCGCGGACTGTGGAGTACTCATACAACGATTTCTGCGTGTCGACTGTTGGGGAAGGCTTAGGAGAAAACGGATATACGACGTACCTCGCGCGAGCGGATAATTGGAAAAACCTATACAATTCCGATCAGACTTCTGATATAAACGGTACGGACAGCGGGTTCGTGGGGTTCTTCCAGCCTAAATTCTTGAACGGGACATGGGGATACCAAGACCCCATCGCCTGCAGTGCCCTTGCCTCCTGGTGCTCGCTGACGGACAATCCGTCTGAAACCTTCGAGTCCAGCGTCTGGGAATACCAATTGTAAGTCACCACGTTTCCGATGCCAATGCAATTAAACCAACTAACCAACAACCAGCTACGTCCCCCACGACATGGCCTCCCTAATCGAGACCCTAGGCGGCGACGACGCCTTCGTCAAGCGCCTCGACTTTTTCCACGAATCCGGCCTTGCCGATCTTGGTAATGAGCCTGTCTTCCTAACAGTCTACCAATACCACTACGCCGGACGACCCGGTCTCTCCTCTCAACGTGTGCACGGGTACATACCCTCGCGCTTCAATACCTCTACCTCGGGCCTACCAGGAAACGACGACTCCGGTGCCATGGGCGCCTTCACAGTGTTTTCAATGCTCGGTCTCTTCCCGAACCCTGGTCAGAATGTGTATCTTATCACAGCGCCGTACTTTGAGGAGGTGAGCATTACGAGTCCGCAGACGAATAAGACGGCAACGGTGAGGAGCGTGAACTTTGATCCTGAGTACAAGGATATTTATATCCAGAGTGCAAAGGTGAATGGGAAGGCGTATAGGAAGAGTTGGATTGGACATGAGTTCTTTACTGAGGGGTGGACGTTGGAATTGGTTCTTGGGCCGGAGGAGAGTGACTGGGGacgggaggagaaggatcGACCGCCGAGTTTATCGAAGGGCGTTGGGAGGTCTTGAGCATTGGATGTTGAGTGTGCAGAGCACAGAGTACAGCTGTGAGCTTACAAGAGGGATTGTGCTGACTGCTGGCATCCAAGAATTGAGATGCAAGAATTACCATTGGATAGAGAACCTCGTATCCGTATCCATGATTAAGCCCTTGCATTCCAAGGTACTCTGTAGAAGCAGCGACATGAGATGGTTCGTTTCTCTGCAGAACCCCGACGTCATCAACTGCACCTCTCGACGAACCCCAGCAAAACGAGTGAGCATCCGACGATGGAATGCAGGTGGCTGGTGCAAATCCCCCACAAAATCAGTGCTGGTCCCCGCGCAAGTGAGACATTGCAGCTGATTCTCCGAGTAATACGAGATGCATCCATGGATTTGCCCCTTGAGGATGATCCGTTTCAGCCTTCACCGTCCGTGTCAGATCAGACCCGGCCTGCTCTCCCCTATATTTCCCATTgagaaaaaaggaaacgAGGCAAGACGCCTTAAGCTAAGCCAAGACTATGAAACCGTGTTTTATGCTTATTACTTACTCCCAAGATTGTCCGCCTAAAGCTGAACTGTCGAACCTTACATCCTCCCCTCATTCCAAGTAGgactgggctggactgggtaTATATAAACCGAAACCCCATCCACCTCTTTCTTGCATATTTCCTTCACTCACTCCATACTCCCCTCCAATTAGTTATCTTAAACGGATAAATACTGCCAAAATGAAGTTTATTTCTACAATTTCCATCCTCACCTTCCTCGCTACCCTGACGCTCACTACCGCCACCGCCTCCGCAGCCGAAGACCCAGGTATCCGGTGCGAATCCGAGGCTGACTGCCCTAAGGATCTGCCTGTTGTATGTATCTCGGAAAGAGAATGTAGATGGTGGTGTAGGCTAACTGGATCTCTCTTATGTAGTGCTGCGGCTTCGATCCAAGGATTCAGTACTGTCTTCCCGAGAATACGGTTTGTTGAAGGGGGTAATAAATGCATCATTGTGGTGGAACGGTGATTagaaagaggggaagagagTATTGGGGCTGGTTATGAGTCTGATGCGGTGATATGGGTTGGTCAGTACCTTTACTCGGTAGATATCTGAAGCGGGAATACTTTCAGTATGTAAATGAGCCTGCCGAGGTGAAACTGTCAAGAGACGTGATCGTTTCCTTAGGCTGTTTTGTCTTTACGGTAGTACTTTGGTACCTTGGCTGCGTCCATATCTCCGGTTAGGGCTAACTAATGTCTGGGCCGGGGAGAAGGAAAGCCAGGTAGAGATTTGATCCCTATGTGGCCACTCAACTACAAGAAGCACTGCACAATCATTACAAGTTTTCTGGCCAGTACATGCCCCGATTAGTGTTGAATAATCTATTATGTGAATATTCTTTTACCCCGTTGCGCCACCCATGACATGTCGTAAGTACATACGCTTCAGACTCGCTATGCTAAACACAACACGAGCATGAATGAACATGATATCAGaaataatagtaagaaaagaaggaaaataaaaagaaaaatgcCAAGCGATAAGATAGAACAGATAATCATGAACTGGACATGGCATCGTTCGCAACTTGCTCTCCAGAAAGTggagcagccgcagcagcagcaggcacATTCTCAAGGTCCCCGTCCTCATTCCCGAGGGTCCCCGTTTCAGTCTCTGTCGCTCCAACGTTATCGTCAGTCTCCTTCGACCgttgctcctcttccttttccacctcctcttcccaacTATCAGCCACTTCAGCCGGTGGAGGAGTACCACGGGCCTGCTTCGACGCACCAACGCCCGATCTCAAAACGAGTTTCTCCTTTCTCATGTTACTCCCGTCATCGTTCAATGCAAGAGCCGAGTACAACGAGCCCGACAATCCACTTCCCGTGCGAGAGGGAGGCGTGCTTCTGGCACTACCAGTGACTCCGTTACCACGTTTCGACGCAGCGACCTGAGCCCACCCGCTTGATTCGGATGACCCAAGGGCTTGCGCCTTAGCTGCTTCTCGCTGAGCTTTGGCTTCTGCGGCTGCGAGGCGCTGGGTTTCGCGTTCCTTAGCCCTGTGGCGTTCGCGGAGTTTCACACACTCGGATACACTCATGCCTGCGATGCCAATTGAAATGCCATTGCCTAGACCGAAGGCCGGGGGTGTCCAGGTCGTGGgtttgaggacgaagacgtgCCGGTGGGGTTCTGGGTCGAAGCTCTCGCTTGCGAAGCCATAGTCTGAGGCGAGGTAATGGATGAAGGCCCGGAGAGAAGATTTCGCGGGCTGAGTGCGTATGGAGCGTTTTGTTGTGTCGGTGGCGAGAGAATGGAGGGTTGCTTCGTGCGACTGCAGGGTTGATAATGGGGACGTGGGTGAGAGCTGGATGTACGTGTCGAGAGTTTCAGACGAGTACGGGAGGTTTGTCGAGGAGAGGGTGTTTTGCGCGAGCGTGTTCGACGGGTTAATATCGACCCCTAGTGCAGCTGCTAGAGAGCGATTCCGCTCTAGACGCCCACACTCTTCGTCGCATGATAGTGGAGTGACTGCAGGTAGCCTCTGCGGCTGCTGTAGCTGTCCCTTTGATGCCACGGCTTTCGCCGCGTTACATCGACGGTCCTGACGGAGTCGTCCACAGCCACATGTTACCGTGACCGTGGAAGCGCAGGGAGTCTTCTCGGGACAGGGGTATGGAGCATGGCACGCGTCTGTACATGGATGGCCGCAAAGCGACTTCGTCTTCCCACATGCCTGCTGGCAAGGCTGTGAGGCGTCCTCGCATTCGCCTGGCCGGTGGCAATTCTTCTGGCAGAAGTGGGAGCCGCACTTGAGCGGTTCGCCGCAAATCTGCCCGCACCGTGCATCCGCTAGCCAGCAGGGTTGGTTCTTTAGCGTCCGTTTGCCACAGAGGCATATCTTCTCTGTTAAAAACGGGCACTTTGGACAAGACTCATCGTCCGTATGGCAATTGTGCGACGTCTGAGGATGGCCGCATGCCTTAGGACGTTCGCAAGGAGATGAGCACGGCGGAGGTTGCGTTCCACAAGGCAAAGGTGGATACAAAATCGACCGACCGCAGTTGCAAGATATCTCCTCAAAGATTGCTTCCCTGCAAGTATTGCATGGGCCCTTGTGACAAATTTCCGGGCATGTATGCCGTCCGCATTTCAGCTTGCGGCCACAAACCCGGGTACAAATATGTTCGGCCTCCACATCCTCGTCGCTAGGGCGCAGACGAGACTTTAGTTTTCGTCGCAGCGCCTGGCGCTCAAGTGCCTTTTGTTCGCCAGGACAGCACCGTTCGGCACATGCATGTCTCCCACAGTGTAAGGTCGAATTGCAGACTCGGAAACACTGAGGAGGCTCGATTGTACCTTGGTGGCACACGCTGTTGAACGAGTTGCGTCCACAACGGCACTCTAACTCGACCTTTTGCAAGCAGGGACCACAGGGACCAGTATGGCAGATCTTTTTGCACCCATGTCCACAAGGTAAGGTCTTACCGCATGCTTCCAGACAATTCGATATAGGATCTTCGCACGATGTCCGAGGGGTATATCCTGGAATATCAACCAATGGTGTCTTCCCGCAAGGACAATATGATACTACGTCTGGAGACCTCGGGCAATGAGCCTTCTGGGAATCCTGAGCGTGACATCCTTTCTCGCAAAAATGAACACCGCAATCATACGGACGGCTACAGACGTCTCCGCAGCTGAAGCTGCCAGTCCACTCTTCAGTTTGCCCATCCTCATGTTGCAGCTCACTTTCTAGCTCTTCGTCCTTAGAGCTACAAAGCATCTCAGTCTGCACTTTGCCACAGTAGCATCGCGCGTCGATTTTCACTTCACAGGCCCCGCAAAGCCCTTCGTGACAAGGCCGAGTGCAGGTATGTTCGCCGCAGGGTAGAAGGTCACCGCAAACCTCGCCACAGCTCCAGCCATGCTCGTAGTCGGTATCTTGGCAACGCTTCGTAGAGGAGTTCCTGCCGCAGAAACAATCCTGAGTTGGACCCATCGCCGTACATGGTGAACAAGGTCCAGCATGGCACGTGGCATCACAGGGATGTGGACAGCCCTTGCGCTTCCGCGAACAAGTCTGTCCACACGAATGAGGCGGAAGACCAGGAAGTGGACGCGGATCAACCTCTTTCTCACACCAGCAAGCGTAGCTTGTCGGAAACACCTCCTGGGCAAGATTGCAACCAGGACATCTCCAAGCACGAGGCCCACTCGActctccttcctcacctCGCCTTCTCGCAGCATCCTGCGCCGCGGCGCCCTCGTTCTTCGACCACTTCTTAACACAGCTCAAATGAAAAACAGTCCAGCAGAGCCCGCAAGACCACACGCGCGACTTTCTTCCAATCTCAATCGTGCAAATCGGGCATTCGTAAAGGTTATGC is a window of Aspergillus puulaauensis MK2 DNA, chromosome 4, nearly complete sequence DNA encoding:
- a CDS encoding uncharacterized protein (SECRETED:SignalP(1-25)), which encodes MKFISTISILTFLATLTLTTATASAAEDPGIRCESEADCPKDLPVCCGFDPRIQYCLPENTVC
- the sit2 gene encoding putative siderochrome-iron transporter (COG:G;~EggNog:ENOG410QE3G;~InterPro:IPR011701,IPR036259;~PFAM:PF07690,PF06609;~TransMembrane:14 (i82-101o121-139i151-168o174-196i208-227o239-259i294-313o319-343i363-383o403-423i430-449o455-475i496-516o569-589i);~go_function: GO:0022857 - transmembrane transporter activity [Evidence IEA];~go_process: GO:0055085 - transmembrane transport [Evidence IEA]) — translated: MAILDKLEKFTSRDRAAESNPTEPKGPQNPEERIVQDGESTDSSLFARNEKEVEQNPDQITQNAHLGVQKAEATTLVWPKKAVYASYAWIWVCFFLLALTSSVSGSVQPNAFSNFQQAPQVSTANILASIIGGVLKLPIAKILNLWGRAEGFLVFLGVHIVGLIILAACNNPDSYAAGYVLFQVGYSALFLIMDVFIADTSGLRNRAFTFAFSQTPFICTAFAGPLAGQSFIDNASWRWGYGTFAIVNTVVFAPLAIVFKFYQRKAEKMGLYKREPSGRTVIQSIIHYIHEFDLVGALLLIAAFVLFLLPFSLTSGGSAGYNSATFIAMLVIGFCLFFVFAAWEKWGARAQFIRYELLKQRSVLGACFMAALAFFSFYCWDLFFTNFLMVVYNLSVTMAGYVFNIYNVGSCFWGVLFGIYIRYTKHFKYACLLFGLPLLFLGSGLMIHFRGENEGIGYIIMCQIFIAFGGGTLVIGEDMAVMASADREGVPMMLSFLGLFSSLGGAIGQAVGVAIYNNTFTKALESRLPDNLKDQAMSINLDGYLVQVTYPLGSDRRNAVNYAWGQSQMYGAIASTCLLVLGFPCVAVWRNFNVDKKQNKGNLL
- a CDS encoding GH92 family glycosyl hydrolase (CAZy:GH92;~COG:G;~EggNog:ENOG410PKN0;~InterPro:IPR041371,IPR014718,IPR012939,IPR008928, IPR005887;~PFAM:PF17678,PF07971;~SECRETED:SignalP(1-19);~go_function: GO:0030246 - carbohydrate binding [Evidence IEA];~go_process: GO:0005975 - carbohydrate metabolic process [Evidence IEA]), producing MHISAPLILAILGLAQAQAANTNYNSKPDILSYINPLIGSTDGGNVFTGASLPYGLAKAVADVDGQNTAGFATDGSNVTGFSALHDSGTGGNPSLGNFPLFPQICADGELNNCLFDKSKRASPYLNDSVVARPGYFGVELVRGGIKAEMTVSERAALFQFTFPSSGAGSEGSPLVLLDLTDLWDSRQNASVSVDAGEGRILANGTFLPSFGAGSYKSYTCVDFYGADIRDSGVWVNDRAGTEVQDLYVTRGFNLFYVQGGGFIRFNRPKGDGDLTVTARVGMSYISNEQACQNAEKGIPKPLEDFRRLRGEAEEAWREKLSPVSIKPGGADEELQRSFWSGIYRNMLDPQDMTGENPLWKSEEPYFDSFYCIWDSFRVQHPLLTIVDPETQSRMVRSLLDTYKHEGWLPDCRMSLCKGWTQGGSNADVVLADAYVKNLTGIDWSLAYKAMVNDAENEPLEWSYEGRGGLQSWKRLNYIPYLDFDYLGFGTNSRSISRTVEYSYNDFCVSTVGEGLGENGYTTYLARADNWKNLYNSDQTSDINGTDSGFVGFFQPKFLNGTWGYQDPIACSALASWCSLTDNPSETFESSVWEYQFYVPHDMASLIETLGGDDAFVKRLDFFHESGLADLGNEPVFLTVYQYHYAGRPGLSSQRVHGYIPSRFNTSTSGLPGNDDSGAMGAFTVFSMLGLFPNPGQNVYLITAPYFEEVSITSPQTNKTATVRSVNFDPEYKDIYIQSAKVNGKAYRKSWIGHEFFTEGWTLELVLGPEESDWGREEKDRPPSLSKGVGRS